In the Solanum pennellii chromosome 5, SPENNV200 genome, one interval contains:
- the LOC107019531 gene encoding uncharacterized protein LOC107019531 — MVVGFRPHRGCRIHGERKIERTLQVSIYRRKIIMPPQRKVRGRPFRRNVEDSWALNGQNVQPQGEKEGRYEDIPPPSWACFDEAFLRRFFPRELKKAKVWEFLTLKQDSLSVHEYGLNFTQLSRYAPEMVKDMRSRMSLFVSGLGCASSKEGKAAMLIGYMDISRLIVYVQQVEEEKLRNKEEYRNTKANTGMNLIKKKLVQVDHI, encoded by the exons atggtcgTTGGGTTCCGGCCACATCGAGGGTGTAGGATCCATGGGGAACGCAAGATTGAAAGAACATTACAAGTTTCAATCTATAGGCGTAAG atcatcatgcctccacAAAGAAAAGTTCGAGGTCGTCCATTTAGAAGAAATGTAGAGGATTCCTGGGCACTCAATGGACAAAACGTGCAACCTCAAGGAGAG AAAGAGGGCAGATATGAGGATATACCACCTCCTAGTTGGGCCTGCTTTGATGAAGCCTTCTTAAGGCGTTTCTTTCCCCGAGAACTGAAGAAAGCAAAGGTATGGGAGTTCCTTACTTTGAAACAAGACTccttgagtgttcatgagtatggaTTAAATTTTACCCAACTGTCTCGCTATGCTCCTGAGATGGTTAAGGATATGAGGAGcagaatgagcttgtttgttTCTGGTTTGGGTTGTGCTTCAAGCAAAGAAGGTAAGGCTGCAATGTTGATTGGATACATGGACATTTCAAGGTTAATAGTCtatgtgcaacaagttgaagaagagaagCTGAGGAATAAGGAGGAGTACAGGAACACAAAAGCTAATACTGGAATGAATTTGATCAAGAAAAAACTAGTTCAAGTCGACCacatttaa